In a genomic window of Styela clava chromosome 11, kaStyClav1.hap1.2, whole genome shotgun sequence:
- the LOC144429810 gene encoding uncharacterized protein LOC144429810, translating to MNNSVVFSTKCETCEVSCNTGEEPDLFVNKSVEICLGPNGKRGREGPIGEAGEPGPPGESCGCEKYDELWTKAQFLRKMLFAFKENAKLDFLVWKKASNGLWYRLFEDTATWTQAKANCEAQNARLPSSGMRTKSIRKEVFGGIPNSIGNLWLGYNDIAGEIVNLHY from the exons ATGAATAACTCTGTAGTTTTCAGTACAAAATGTGAAACTTGTGAGGTATCATGCAATACAGGGGAAGAGCCGGACTTATTCGTAAATAAGAGCGTTGAAATATGTTTGGGTCCAAATGGGAAAAGGGGTCGAGAGGGACCAATTGGAGAAGCTGGTGAACCTGGGCCTCCTGGAGAATCGTGTGGCTGCGAGAAATACGATGAATTATGGACGAAAGCTCAATTTCTGAGAAAAATGTTGTTTG CATTTAAAGAAAACGCCAAGTTGGATTTTCTTGTCTGGAAAAAAGCAAGCAACGGTTTGTGGTATCGTTTATTTGAAGACACCGCTACTTGGACACAAGCAAAAGCAAATTGCGAAGCACAAAATGCAAGATTACCATCATCAGGAATGAGAACAAAATCAATTAGAAA AGAAGTTTTTGGTGGCATTCCAAACTCGATTGGTAATCTTTGGCTCGGATATAACGATATTgctggagaaatagtaaacctgcactactaa
- the LOC144429811 gene encoding uncharacterized protein LOC144429811 has protein sequence MTTLIDISIFEAIGGKEAHLAPLEESLVAVGGHDLLPLGTLEVDLSIDSFASRRTVVVANLGMSNGILGMDYLREHDCVLYLSSGHMMIEGHEIKLFTEKSVPCCRVTVREDITIPPYSKVVIPAQLSRPWPKSSLSDVAALVEPLNSSFLADGIQLISSVVDPGKSTVPVLAVNQKGRQLKIRAGSLLGIAHPQLVAQIQVDEFDNRVIASELPEHLHDMVNSVEDLTPSQREQLVNLICEFHDVFVGPDGELGRTSAAKHRIITTTPQPIRQAPRRMGIQKNSGTRSRIVHVDKLRPYLHEDEEDNDIDLTGFDILPDVEPIMENDEQIAHDIFEKRPDTVPEEVTVDANSDNNQRTRRRPRYLDDYI, from the exons ATGACTACTCTGATCGACATTTCCATCTTTGAGGCTATAGGTGGGAAAGAAGCACATTTAGCACCGCTCGAAGAATCTCTTGTTGCAGTGGGAGGACATGATTTATTACCACTGGGTACTTTGGAAGTTGATTTGTCTATTGATTCTTTTGCATCGCGACGCACTGTTGTTGTTGCCAACCTAGGTATGTCTAATGGTATTTTGGGCATGGACTATCTCCGAGAACATGATTGCGTTCTTTACTTATCATCTGGACACATGATGATAGAGggtcatgaaatcaaactgtttactgaaaagtctGTACCGTGTTGTCGTGTAACTGTTCGAGAAGATATTACGATACCGCCATATTCTAAGGTTGTTATCCCTGCACAACTTAGTCGTCCTTGGCCGAAAAGCAGTTTGTCTGACGTTGCTGCTCTTGTTGAACCGCTGAATTCTTCTTTCCTCGCTGATGGCATTCAGCTGATCTCTTCTGTTGTGGATCCAGGAAAGTCCACTGTTCCTGTTCTAGCGGTGAACCAAAAAGGCAGACAACTTAAGATCAGGGCTGGATCTTTGCTTGGTATTGCACATCCTCAACTTGTAGCACAAATTCAAGTTGACGAATTCGATAATCGGGttatagcttctgaattaccagaacatctacatgacatggtcaattccGTTGAGGATCTAACCCCGAGTCAACGTGAACAGTTGGTCAATTTGATTTGTGAATTTCATGATGTATTTGTAGGGCCAGATGGTGAACTAGGCCGTACTTCAGCAGCAAAGCATAGGATCATCACAACCACACCACAGCCGATTCGGCAGGCTCCTCGTCGAATGGG GATCCAGAAGAATTCGGGAACACGTTCTCGAATTGTACACGTTGACAAGTTAAGACCTTACcttcatgaagatgaagaagacaaCGACATTGACTTAACCGGATTTGACATTTTACCTGATGTGGAACCTATTATGGAAAATGATGAGCAGATTGCTcatgatatatttgaaaaaaggcCAGACACTGTACCAGAAGAAGTTACAGTTGATGCGAACTCTGATAATAACCAACGTACTAGGCGAAGGCCAAGATATTTGGatgattacatttga
- the LOC144429812 gene encoding 2-Hydroxyacid oxidase 1-like has protein sequence MYEQLKCVEDFAKLASQKIPPENLAFYNGGAVGHETVKENCKAYKKWKFRPRLLRDVSEVDTSTTVLGSKIPFPICIAPTAFHCLATADAEISTAQAAEAVRTGYVQSLVSTRTYEEISTKVPGCLRWCHLQFLKHREMVEHLVKRAEKCGFTGFVVTIDQPVLGKRINRTPDGKHADTSHVHEIGLINLTESWKAIGRQEPLIMDECLNGSARWDSLDWLKSITKLPVVVKGILTEEMALEALKHNVHGIIVSNHGGRQIDSTFSTIDSLPEVVKAVNGRCDVYLDGGIRKGTDVAKAIALGAKAVFVGRPIIWGLACDV, from the exons ATGTATGAGCAATTAAAATGCGTAGAAGACTTTGCAAAGTTAGCTTCCCAAAAAATTCCCCCCGAAAATTTGGCATTTTATAATGGAGGTGCAGTAGGACATGAAACAGTCAAAGAAAATTGTAAAGCATATAAAAA GTGGAAATTTCGACCCCGTCTTTTGCGTGACGTCTCAGAAGTTGATACTTCAACGACGGTATTAGGATCAAAGATTCCTTTCCCTATTTGCATTGCACCAACAGCCTTCCATTGTTTAGCAACAGCCGACGCAGAAATTTCTACAGCACAAG CTGCCGAAGCTGTTCGCACTGGATATGTACAGAGCTTAGTGAGCACTAGGACGTATGAAGAGATTTCTACGAAAGTTCCGGGATGTTTGCGATGGTGCCATCTTCAATTTCTCAAg CACCGTGAAATGGTCGAACACTTGGTCAAACGAGCTGAGAAATGTGGATTCACAGGATTCGTAGTAACAATTGATCAACCAGTACTTGGAAAGAGGATAAACAGAACACCTGACGGAAAACATGCTGACACGTCACATGTACACGAAATTGG ACTTATAAACTTGACTGAATCATGGAAAGCAATCGGAAGGCAGGAACCTCTGATAATGGATGAGTGTTTAAATGGTAGTGCGCGATGGGATTCCTTGGACTGGCTAAAGAGCATTACAAAGTTACCGGTGGTCGTCAAAGGAATATTAACAG AGGAAATGGCCCTTGAAGCACTCAAACACAACGTTCATGGAATAATTGTTTCAAATCACGGAGGAAGGCAGATAGACAGTACTTTTTCAACA ATTGATTCGCTACCAGAAGTAGTGAAAGCAGTGAATGGTAGATGTGATGTTTACTTGGATGGTGGAATTCGTAAAGGAACAGACGTCGCAAAAGCAATTGCTTTGGGTGCTAAAGCTGTTTTTGTAGGAAGGCCAATAATTTGGGGACTAGCGTGTGATGTATGA
- the LOC120347229 gene encoding C-type Lectin CRL-like produces MRSFIALLLICNINAQSMNTSVVSSTKCETCEVSCNTGEEPDLFVNKSVEICLGPNGKRGREGPIGEAGEPGPPGESCGCEKYDELWTKAQFLRKMLFAFKENAKLDFLVWKKASNGLWYRLFEDTATWTQAKANCEAQNARLPSSGMRTKSIRKEVFGGIPNSIGNLWLGYNDIAREGRWIWSDNIVFHNFHWRRGEPNNVWGMEDCALMTIESHVRGEISLNDVLCTSEDLVSRYICEYVP; encoded by the exons atgagaTCATTTATAGCTTTGTTACTCATATGCAACATAAACGCTCAGAGTATGAATACCTCTGTAGTTTCCAGTACAAAATGTGAAACTTGTGAGGTATCATGCAATACAGGGGAAGAGCCGGACTTATTCGTAAATAAGAGCGTTGAAATATGTTTGGGTCCAAATGGGAAAAGGGGTCGAGAGGGACCAATTGGAGAAGCTGGTGAACCTGGGCCTCCCGGAGAATCGTGTGGCTGCGAGAAATACGATGAATTATGGACGAAAGCACAATTTCTGAGGAAAATGTTGTTTG CATTCAAAGAAAACGCCAAGTTGGATTTTCTTGTCTGGAAAAAAGCAAGCAACGGTTTGTGGTATCGTTTATTTGAAGACACCGCTACTTGGACACAAGCAAAAGCAAATTGCGAAGCACAAAATGCGAGATTACCATCATCAGGAATGAGAACAAAATCAATAAGAAA AGAAGTTTTTGGTGGCATTCCAAACTCGATTGGTAATCTTTGGCTCGGATATAACGATATTGCTCGAGAAGGTAGATGGATTTGGTCAGACAACATTGTATTCCATAATTTCCATTGGCGTCGTGGAGAACCAAATAACGTTTGGGGGATGGAAGATTGCGCTCTTATGACTATAGAATCTCATGTTCGAGGAGAAATATCCTTAAATGATGTTCTCTGTACTAGTGAAGATTTGGTTTCTCGGTACATCTGTGAGTATGTGCCATGA
- the LOC120347180 gene encoding acid sphingomyelinase-like phosphodiesterase 3b isoform X1 has product MFSLCKIEFYGAQGQNIGTFWHISDHHLDPYYTENADDPTKVCPSSYGAATLDAGPLGDYKCDSPWNLINSSVYAMKRIKPDPDFILWTGDDTLHTNDEEKYVPAHTVVEIVGNITILIKDVFPNTKVYPVLGNHDMYPKNQMAPGENEILSQIAQLWEDWLTPESFTSFQKDGFYKETFGSKNQHLLIALNSNFWYKSNKKVDGTGDPGDEFAWMEDSLNSAKQNSQKVFLVGHIPSGYFEHAAIEPWYWLYPEYNERFNDIIRSYADVISGQFFGHHHTDHFKIFKDASGKVISSVLLTPGITPWMTTLPGVDDGANNPGIRLIEYDRDSLHLKDYQQYYLDLAKANNDSQSEAADMWELEYTATEAFNIPDISTVSWGNLALNMRSGCESIKTSCPEVFNKYFLYNSVSYNLKKCDETCQKYQLCAMTEVDFDAYKSCQDNWGSSATSANLTDMFLILLGLAVLLIV; this is encoded by the exons ATGTTTTCCCtttgtaaaattgaattttacgGAGCCCAAGGACAAAATATCGGCACATTCTGGCATATCAGCGATCATCATTTAGATCCATACTACACTGAAAATGCTGATGACCCAACAAAAGTTTGCCCATCATCTTATGGAGCCGCTACATTAGATGCCGGGCCATTAGGAGATTATAA GTGTGATTCACCGTGGAATCTTATCAACTCGTCTGTTTACGCAATGAAAAGAATAAAACCGGATCCAGATTTTATTTTATGGACTGG AGACGACACATTACATACAAATGATGAAGAGAAATACGTCCCGGCTCATACGGTTGTTGAAATTGTTGGCAATATAACTATATTGATAAAAGATGTTTTTCCTAACACAAAAGTCTATCCAGTTCTTGGCAATCATGATATGTATCCAAAAAATCAAATGGCGCCTGGCGAAAACGAAATCTTATCTCAAATTGCACAACTATGGGAAGACTGGCTGACACCAGAGAGTTTCACGTCGTTTCAAAAag atGGATTCTATAAAGAAACGTTTGGATCGAAAAATCAACATTTGCTTATTGCGTTGAACAGTAATTTTTGGTACAAAAGTAACAAAAAAGTTGACGGAACTGGAGATCCAGGAGATGAATTTGCATGGATGGAAGATTCGCTGAATTCAGCTAAACAAAATTCACAGAAG gTGTTTTTGGTTGGTCATATTCCTTCCGGATACTTTGAGCACGCTGCAATTGAACCTTGGTATTGGCTATATCCGGAATACAATGAACGTTTCAACGACATCATACGATCTTATGCCGATGTCATTTCTGGGCAGTTCTTTGGACATCATCACACTGATCATTTCAAGATTTTTAAGGATGCATCTGGCAAAGTG ATATCGTCGGTATTACTGACGCCTGGAATTACTCCATGGATGACAACACTGCCTGGAGTTGACGACGGTGCAAACAATCCTGGAATTCGATTAATAGAGTACGACAGAGATTCTCTGCATCTCAAG GATTACCAACAATACTACTTGGATTTAGCGAAGGCAAATAATGACTCGCAATCCGAAGCAGCTGACATGTGGGAACTCGAATACACAGCGACAGAAGCCTTTAACATCCCCGATATATCTACTGTTTCTTGGGGAAACTTAGCATTGAACATGCGCTCAGGATGCGAATCTATTAAAACATCATGTCCAGAAGTTTTCAACAAGTACTTCTTATACAATTCAGTTTCCTATAACCTTAAAAAGTGTGATGAAACATgtcaaaaatatcaattatgCGCCATGACGGAAGTAGATTTTGACGCATACAAAAGTTGTCAAGACAACTGGGGATCTTCAGCAACTAGTGCAAACCTGACGGatatgtttttgattttattaggGTTGGCTGTCTTGTTAATTGTATAA
- the LOC120347180 gene encoding acid sphingomyelinase-like phosphodiesterase 3b isoform X2, which yields MGLSRLRRDVWCDSPWNLINSSVYAMKRIKPDPDFILWTGDDTLHTNDEEKYVPAHTVVEIVGNITILIKDVFPNTKVYPVLGNHDMYPKNQMAPGENEILSQIAQLWEDWLTPESFTSFQKDGFYKETFGSKNQHLLIALNSNFWYKSNKKVDGTGDPGDEFAWMEDSLNSAKQNSQKVFLVGHIPSGYFEHAAIEPWYWLYPEYNERFNDIIRSYADVISGQFFGHHHTDHFKIFKDASGKVISSVLLTPGITPWMTTLPGVDDGANNPGIRLIEYDRDSLHLKDYQQYYLDLAKANNDSQSEAADMWELEYTATEAFNIPDISTVSWGNLALNMRSGCESIKTSCPEVFNKYFLYNSVSYNLKKCDETCQKYQLCAMTEVDFDAYKSCQDNWGSSATSANLTDMFLILLGLAVLLIV from the exons ATGGGACTGTCCCGCTTAAgacgggacgtatg GTGTGATTCACCGTGGAATCTTATCAACTCGTCTGTTTACGCAATGAAAAGAATAAAACCGGATCCAGATTTTATTTTATGGACTGG AGACGACACATTACATACAAATGATGAAGAGAAATACGTCCCGGCTCATACGGTTGTTGAAATTGTTGGCAATATAACTATATTGATAAAAGATGTTTTTCCTAACACAAAAGTCTATCCAGTTCTTGGCAATCATGATATGTATCCAAAAAATCAAATGGCGCCTGGCGAAAACGAAATCTTATCTCAAATTGCACAACTATGGGAAGACTGGCTGACACCAGAGAGTTTCACGTCGTTTCAAAAag atGGATTCTATAAAGAAACGTTTGGATCGAAAAATCAACATTTGCTTATTGCGTTGAACAGTAATTTTTGGTACAAAAGTAACAAAAAAGTTGACGGAACTGGAGATCCAGGAGATGAATTTGCATGGATGGAAGATTCGCTGAATTCAGCTAAACAAAATTCACAGAAG gTGTTTTTGGTTGGTCATATTCCTTCCGGATACTTTGAGCACGCTGCAATTGAACCTTGGTATTGGCTATATCCGGAATACAATGAACGTTTCAACGACATCATACGATCTTATGCCGATGTCATTTCTGGGCAGTTCTTTGGACATCATCACACTGATCATTTCAAGATTTTTAAGGATGCATCTGGCAAAGTG ATATCGTCGGTATTACTGACGCCTGGAATTACTCCATGGATGACAACACTGCCTGGAGTTGACGACGGTGCAAACAATCCTGGAATTCGATTAATAGAGTACGACAGAGATTCTCTGCATCTCAAG GATTACCAACAATACTACTTGGATTTAGCGAAGGCAAATAATGACTCGCAATCCGAAGCAGCTGACATGTGGGAACTCGAATACACAGCGACAGAAGCCTTTAACATCCCCGATATATCTACTGTTTCTTGGGGAAACTTAGCATTGAACATGCGCTCAGGATGCGAATCTATTAAAACATCATGTCCAGAAGTTTTCAACAAGTACTTCTTATACAATTCAGTTTCCTATAACCTTAAAAAGTGTGATGAAACATgtcaaaaatatcaattatgCGCCATGACGGAAGTAGATTTTGACGCATACAAAAGTTGTCAAGACAACTGGGGATCTTCAGCAACTAGTGCAAACCTGACGGatatgtttttgattttattaggGTTGGCTGTCTTGTTAATTGTATAA